The genomic region ATAGATGCAACCAAAATTAAAAATATAATCAAAAGCATTCTATAAAAAGTCCACCTATGACTAATGCCTGTAGCCATAACAAATCCCAGTGAAAAAGATGCAATAACAGCCACTATCATCATATATTGTCTATTTCTAAGTTCGTCTTTAAATTCCTTTGTCATACCATATATTATACTATCGTCCATTATATTATTAAAAAATTTAGATATCTTCAATATCCCTCTATCTATTTTGTTTCCTATAGTAGACAATATTTTATATATAAAAGACTTTTTACTGTGGGAAACCTTGTTTATATAATTAATCCACCTGCTATAAATAGCACTATTTTCAATCCAAATATCTATAGTCTCAAATATTTTCTTTATTTTACTATTATTATAACTTATTATAAATGGGTTTATTATCTTAAATATTATACTATTTTTAAAAACCTGTCTTAAGGCAATCATAGTCTTCACACCTTTATTCTATTTCCATGCCAATTACTTCTCCCAGTATCTCTACCTTCTGAGTTTTTACCCAATATTCTCCACCTATTCTTATCTCTTGACCATCTAACTTTATGATGGGTCCACTGACATCAGTTGTCCCTTTTATTACCACTTCAATATCCTTCCAAAGAGGATGTTTAGTAACAACTAATCTTCCATCATCTGTAGGCACTGAATAGTCTCCATCCTCATATGATACAGACTCAATTGTGCCATTAGCATATGTGTTCTTTGCAACCAACTTATCACCTTTACTAAGTGCCTTTGCAGTTTCTTCAGGCTTTAACCTTGCTCTTACGCGAATTGTGACATCTTTAATCTCAGTTTCAGTTCCTAGGGACAAGCCATTCTTACTACCAATCATTTTGTACCCTAAAGCCCCAACAAGAAGGACTATTAAAACTAAAGCCATTAAATCTACTACATTTATTATTCCAAACAGTTTTCCTTTTTTATCAATCATTTAAGTTTTCTCCCTTCTAATATCTCTTTATAAATTTCGATATGTCGTTCTGCCATTTTTCCAGAAGAAAAATCATTCTTTATTTTTTCATAAAATGCTTTTCCTATTTTAAGTCTCAATTCTTCATCTTTAATTAAAGTTAACAAGTATTTCGACATACTCTTATAGTCTCCTGGCTGAAATAAAAAGCCATTTTCTCCGTGGTCTATCATCTTTGATATGCCTCCTACCGAGGAACTCACTGTAGGTTTCTTCTGTCTACCTCCCTCTAATAATGCATAGGGAAAACTCTCACTATAAGATGCCAATACATTTATATCTATGGCATTATAAAAAGAAACAATATCTTCCACATGTCCCAATAAAAATACTTTATCTGTTAAATTGTTTTTTTCAATAAAGTATTCGTATTTTTTTCTATCTGGACCTTCTCCCGCTACAACAAACCTTGCCATGGGATAGTTTTTTATTACTTCTACGGCTCCCTTCAAAAATACATCTATACCTTTCACTGGATGTAATCTAGCTACACTACCAATATATAGAACATCTTCTTCTAAAGATATATTATATTTTTGAAAAAATTCTCTTTTAGTCAATAAATCAGACTCATCATTAAATGAAATCCCATTATATACTTCATATATGACATCTTCATCAAATCCCCTGTCCACTAACATATCTTTAAATGCCTCTGTAACAGCAATATAATAAGATATACCCCTCAAAGCTAGGGAATTAATAGGAGTATAAAATAACTGCTTATACCTATCATTGGTAAAATCTAATTTATAATCACTATGTATAGTAGTAATAATAGGTATCTTTATCCATGGCTTTAATAATATAGCTAAAAAATTAGCCCTTGCACCATGACAATGAAGTATATCAAAATTATTATCATTTATAAATTTAATCATTTTTCTTACTATAAATATATTATACCTCTTTTTTTGAAGCATAATTGTTATAGGTATACCCATTTCCTTTGCTTCTTTAGTAAATACACCTTCCATTATACATAATAGCTGAGCGTCTATTTGTTTATTGAGTTCTTTTAGTAAGGTTAAGACATGGGTTTTGGCACCTCCCGTATCTCCACCAGATATTAAATGAAGTACCCTCATTTTATCTCTGCCTTCCTTATTTATGTTTTTTTATGATATAACATTATCAAATACATCTACCAATCTCTTTGTCAATGCCTTTCTATCAAAACTTTTAACCTTTGTCCAATCTGGATCAATACTTCTTTCTCCTCTTGTCCACTTATTGTATAATTTGCATATATTTTCCTTTATTTTCTCTATATCTCTACTATCAGAAACAAGCCCTGTATCAGTCTCTTTTATAACATCTGCTGCAACACCTTCTTCTGGTACCAATGCTAAAATAGGACGTCCAGTTCTCATATATTCAAAAACTTTTCCAGTATAAAAGGCCTCTGCCCCAGGTCCTGCACCCACTATCAACAGAAGGACATTGGATTTTATTAATTCCTTTATGCTCTCTCTATGTTCCATATAAGGCAATATATGAACCATATTTTCTAGTCCGTATTTTTTTATAAGGGCATCTAGTCTTTTCACTATATAATTACCTATCAATTGAATCTGTATTTTATCTTCTTCTATCTTTCCTTGATGCACTAAATCCTTGATGCTTTGAAAAAATGTCTCTGGACTTCTTCTACCATAAAATGATCCCGTATAAGTTATAACAAACTTATCCCTTTTACAATCTACTTCAGATGTCCCCTGAAAATCTGTTTCATCGTATCCATTGGGTATTACACAAAACTTCTCTTTAGTAAATGGATAACTATCAATGAAGTTCTTCATCATTATAGGGGTATTTGTTATAATATAATTTGCACCTTCCATTATCTGCTTCTCCATATTCCTCTCAATATTCATCCTTAAACTATAATGGGGGTTATCTAATAAATATGGGTTTTTAGTCCATTCATCTCTAAAATCAGCTACCCAAGGTATCTGAGGAAATTTTTTTTTGAGCTTTAGACCCAGTAAATGATCACTATATGGATATGATGTAGTATATATCAAGTCTATATTTTCTTTTCTTATAATATCTATTGCCTTTTTCTCATTAAAAATCTGCCATAAGCGCTCTCCATCAGGAATAAGTATTTTTCTTGCTATTGCCTTGCCTCCAAGCTTTAAAACCCCTGGTAATTCTGTCAAATCCCAAGATTTAGTTCTAATTATCTTTGTATTAGACGGAATATCTCCCAATAAAGTTTCATCCTTCAGCTCTATATTCTTAACTTCCCTAGTAAATACCACAGGCTCCCATTGATACTCAGGCATATATTTAACAAACTTCGTTGTACGTTGCACTCCAGAGCCTCCCATTGGAGGAAATTGATATGCAACCATTAATGCTTTTTTCATATTTTTCATCCCTTATTATTTTTTGCCTAAAAGATAATAATCTAAACCTAAATCATTAACTATGTCTTCACTCCAAAAATTTCTCGTATCTAAAATATTAGGAGTCTTCATAACTCCTTTCATATTTTGAAAGTCTACATTCTTAAAATAGTCATGATTCACAGCTAATACTGCCAAGTCACTATCCTTCAATGCATTATACATATCCTTTTCAATATATTTACAAGTAAATACATGGGGGTCAAATATTGATATATCTATATCATCATCCTGTTCTAGTAAATCAATAAGTTCCAAAACAGGACTTTCTCTCAAGTCATCTATATTAGGTTTATATGTAACCCCAAGTATAGTCACCTTTTTATTATCTTTTATTCCAGACAGTATTTCCTTTATTCTATCATATACATGTGTTGGCATACTATCATTTGTTTTTCTGCTAAGATCTATAATCTTTGCAGTTTTTGGTTGTTTTTCTACTATAAACCAGGGATCTACTGCTAAACAATGTCCCCCTACCCCTGGACCTGGTTGATGTATATTTACTCTAGGATGTTTATTGGCTAATTCTATTACTTCCCATGCATTTATTTTCATACTCTCACATATCTTAGCTAATTCATTGGCCAATGCAATATTCACATCTCTAAAGGTATTTTCCATGAGCTTTGTCATTTCAGCAGTTGTAGGTGTCGTAAGATATATTTCACCCTTTACAAAGGTTCTGTATAATTCCTTTACCGCTTCACAAGATTCCTGATTAACTCCACCAATTATTCTATTATTCTCTTCTAATTCCTTTAATATCCTTCCTGGAAGTACCCTCTCTGGAGAATGGGCAACTAATAAATCTCGTCCCACATCGAGTCCTGACTTTTCTAAAATAGGTATGAGTAAATTTTCAACAGTCCCTGGAGGTGATGTAGATTCTAATATGACAATATTACCCTTTTTCAAACAAGGTACTATAGATTCTGTTGCCGATACTACATATGACATATCAGCAGTCTTGTCTTTATTTATAGGTGTAGGTACTGCAATTATAAATACATCAGCATCTTCAGGGGTACTCCTAGCTACCAAGTTTCCTGATTTAACTGCTGATTGAACCATAATGTCCAAATATGGTTCCTCTATAGTTATTTTACCTTTATTTAATTCACTAACAACTGTATTATTAACATCTACTCCCACTATCTTATGACCATGAGTAGCAAACATAGCAGCAGTAGGAAGTCCTATATATCCAAGTCCTAATATACATATTTTTTTCTTCATCAATATACCACCTTCAAGTTTTAATCTTATAATTAGAGACAATTACACATATAAAAGTTTAACACAGTGATTTGAAAATATCAATATTTTATACCTCCATTATAAAAACTTAAATCCACGTTTTTACACGTGGATTTAAGCACTGTTACCGCCCTTTCAATAATCTTAATATTACCACTGACTATTTCTATGGTAAACAATATTACCACCCACGATGGTTAAATCTACCTTTACATCTTTTATTTCTTCTGGTTCTATTTTGTATAAATTTTTTTCAAGGACTACAATATCTGCATATTTATCCACTTCTAACGTCCCCTTTACATCTTCTTCAAATGATGCATACGCACCCTCAATAGTGAACATTTTTAGTGCCTCCTCTACTCCTATCTTTTGATCAGGAAGCCACCCGTTTTTGGGGTATCCATTAAGGTCTTTCCTTGTTATTGCTGAATACATATTTGGAAGTACATCAAATTTTTCAACTGGTGCATCCGAGCCTCCTGGGGCATGAATCCCCATATCTATCATGCTTTTCCAATTATATGTATGCTTAGCCCTTTCAATGCCAATCCTATTTTCTACTATATGCATATCATAATGTAAAAATATAGGTTGTATATAGGCTACTATATTTAATCTTTTAAATTTTTCTAATAAGTTTAAATCAGTTATTTGACAGTGGACTATTCCGTGTCTATGGTCTTTCTTTGGCTTTTGTTTCAAGGCCCTTTCAAAGCTTTTAAATGCCATATACATAGCTGCATCACCAATACAATGAATAATCACATGCATTCCTTCATCATGTGCTGTCATCACTAATTCATCCAATTTTTCTTGGGAAAACACAGGTATTCCCATTGTCTGGCTATCATCTACATAGGGAACTGTCATATAAGCTGTGCGAGCACCTAAAGAACCATCTGACAACAATTTCAAAGGTCCAATTTTATAGTATTCATTTCCCCATCCCGTATTATATCCCTTATTTAAAAACTCTTTTAACCTTTCAATATCTGGTATTAGACACTGTTCATAAATCCTTGCTTTTAATCTTTTTTCTTCAACCAATTCTGTGTATGCCTTTATTACTTTTTCATACTCCTTTTTAGGAAGTTGTTCAAAGTCATCTGTTTGTATTGAAGTAATCCCTTGTTTAACAGCATCGTCAATGCCCTTAGTTATCATTTCTTTTACTTTATCAATGTCTGGATCTGGTATGATTCCATAAATCAAATCCAATGCATTTTCTCTAAATATACCTAAGGGTTCTCCACTCTTATCTATATCAAATTTTCCTCCTGAGATCTGTTGAGATTTTTTATTGATACCTGCTATTTCCAATGCCTTAGAATTTACAACAGCCACATGACCACAGGCCCTAGTATAACACACTGGAAATTCAGTAGATATTTTGTCTAAATCATATCTATTGGGAAATCTATTCTCTGTAAAAAAATCATTATTCCACCCTCTTCCAAGTATCCAATCGCCTTCTTTTAAATCCCTGTTTTCCCTGGCATTATTTCCCAAGGTTATCAAATCATCTATTGAAGAGGCATTATTTAAATCCACCTTTGCTCTAGTATAACCGTAGTTTAATAAATGCATATGACTATCTATAAATCCTGGGACTACAAATCTACCTTGTAAATCTATAAGTCTTGTATCCTTATCTGTTAATTTAAGTATGTCTTTGTTATTTCCAATAGCATAAACTTTATTTTTCTTTATAGCAATAGCTTCAGCTTTAGTTCCTTCATCATCTAGAGTATAGACATCACCATTAAACAATATAATATCCACGATCTTCCCTCCTAAAATCACTGATTCCACCCCAAATACTTATAATATTAATCACATGTTTCCATCCAAAACATTTTTCAAAGATTCCCTAATCTTCCCCCCTATGCCCACCACTCTATTAGCAGTAATCATAGAGTTTAATATTGCTTCTTCCTCACATTCAGCTACTGCTCTAAAAATTATATCTATTTTATTCTCATTTATAACCTTTAATGAAAGAATCTCTTGATCATATCTAATGGTATTTCCAGTAGAAAAAGCAATAACTATTTCACCACTTCCATTACCTATAAAAGATCCTGTTCTTGATAATCCTACTACTGTTCTTTTACATATTCTTTTTAATTGTCTACTGCTAAGGGGAATATCTGTGGCTATAACAGATATTATAGATCCCAGACTATTTTTGTCTTCCACATTTAGTTCTTCATAGATTTTTCTTCCAACATTTCTCCCATCAATAGTCAAATCCTTTAATTTTCCATGATTAGACAGTACTAAAATACCAACAGTATATTTTTCATCATCTAGCATTATAGTCCTTGAAGCAGAGCCAATTCCACCTTTTAACTGATGACAACTCATACCCTTTCCAGCACCCACATCTCCCTCTTGAAAATCTACTTTTGCATCTTTTATAGCCTTAAATACATGCTCCTGTTTTACTGCTCTCATTTGAATATCATTCAAATAGCTATCATTACATTCAGCTATTATTGGATTTATACTTTTAATTTCAAGTCCATCTTTTTTAGATTTTTCTATCATATATTCCACCACTGCATCATGTACTAATCCCACATTTAATGTATTAGTTAACGCAAGGATAGACTCTAAGGTTCCTAGCTCATCAATTTGTATAAGTCCCAAGGTTTTTCCATATCCGTTTATTACATGTGATGCAGCAACTAGCTTATTTTGGTATATATTATCCTCTGTTGGCAATATTACTGTTATACCTGTTTTATTTTCAGAGGTATCAATGGTACAATGACCTACCCTTATACCCTTAACATCAGTAATTTTATTTTTTTTGCCCTTTGGTAATATGCCAATATTTATTCCATAGCTGTCTATTCTTTTTTTTCCCTGCATATTAGACATCTCCCTTAGATATTTCAAATAGTATTACATTTTATTTGGCAATCTTTATATGCTATCCTTAATAATAGATCGTTATTTCAGAATATTGTGATTAGTCAATGTCAAACTCCCTTATTGCATACCTAATTTTACCAGAATTTGAAGTGGGAATATCCTTCATATATTTTACATTTACCTCTTCTACTCCTAAAACATTTTCAATTTCTTCAACAAAATTATCTATATCCTTTTGTTTAAACTTACTACTTTTAACCACCTTGAGAGTAGCCTTCTCATTGCTATGCTGTATAAATTGAAACTGTTTTATACTACTCATATTTCTGGCTATATGATTCCAATAATGTCCATGTACCATTTTTCCATCTTTAGATATAAACATTTCATCTTCTCTACCTTCTATAGACTCTAATATAGGAAGATTAATCTCACATTGGGTCTCTTTATTAGATATAATGGCCATATCCCCCAATTGATATCTTAATCTAGGCATAGCAAAGTTATTTAGATCTGTTACTAAAACTAATCCCCTATTTCCTATTTCAACAGGTTTTTTAGTCTGTATATCAACTATTTCTAGCACTAAATTTTCAGCAGATATATGCATATGTCCTTTGGGACATTGGTATGCTATTATCCCACCATCTCTAGCGCCATACTCATTAATTACAGGACAATTAAATGCCCTTTCTATAGCTTTTCTCTGATAGTCATGGAGTGTTTCTGCTGTAGATAGTACTCCCTTCAAAGGTATATTTACATATATATTTTTATCCATCAATATTTTTGAAAATGCATATAGTGCTGATGCATAACCATAGATATATTTCGGCTTAAACTTATTTATTTTATCTACATATTCATTCATTTTTTTAGAATTTATATCATATGCAGGAAGTATAATCCTATTTTTAAGAAATCTTTCTTTTAATTTATACTTAATATCCGATGCCTTAGACAGTTCAATAGGCGAACCCCATATCATCACAGATGGATCACTGGGTTCTATTCCCCACCACGATAGACTCCTCCACCTAGCAGCTTCATAATGCTCCACAGTATATCTATCTAAATAAAATTTCACTGGCTCCCCTGTAGATCCTCCTGTATTATTATGTATCAAAGTATTTTTATCTACAGTTTTACTAATATATCTATCATGATCTATTAAAAACTTTTCCTTTGTCAACACAGATATCTGTCTCAATCCCTCATAAGGATCTTTATTTATTACTCCCCTCAAATCTTTAAATTCTTCATATGCAGGCACATTATCTATACAATGCAATAATAATTTCTTTAATTTTCCACGCTGTAATTTATATATCTGTTGACTAGATAGCTTGTCACTATGTTTTAATTCCCTTATATATTGTCTAATCTTATTAGCTTTGTGTTTTTCCATATATGGATATACTAATTTATCTATAAAAATTTTGTTGAATCCCATCTATTTCACCTCTATTTTTTAACTTTAAAATTATTATATCACTTAAAATAATTTACAAAACAAAAAACCTGAAGAAATTTCAGGTTTTAAACTGTTATGATTATAATAAAGGGATAGATAGGTATTAGTTAGTAGGTATTAGCTAGTAGTTAGTAGTTGATGGTATAAGCAGAGAACCCAAATCTTTATTATGATCTGGAGTGAATCGCTTAGTGGTAAAGTAAGGAATCTAAAGAAAGTAAAAAGGAAGTTTGTAGAAACTAGGTTCAAAAAATACAAAAACCTAGAAAATATCTAGGTTTTTTGTTTCAATTAATAATCAATTTACATATTGATCAAAATAAAATCTTAAATTTTATTAAAAGTCTATTAATCCAATACTTATTTTTAAGCACTCATTAACTCTATCCATCATATCTTCATCAAATTCACCAATTCTTTCCCTAAGTCTCTTCTTATCTACAGTTCTTATCTGTTCTAAAAGAACAACTGAATCCTTGGGAAGTCCATATTCAGTAGCTTTAATCTCTATATGAGTAGGCAATTTAGCCTTATTAATCTGAGATGTTATAGCAGATACAATGGTGGTGGGGCTATATTTATTCCC from Clostridiisalibacter paucivorans DSM 22131 harbors:
- a CDS encoding DUF4330 domain-containing protein, with the translated sequence MIDKKGKLFGIINVVDLMALVLIVLLVGALGYKMIGSKNGLSLGTETEIKDVTIRVRARLKPEETAKALSKGDKLVAKNTYANGTIESVSYEDGDYSVPTDDGRLVVTKHPLWKDIEVVIKGTTDVSGPIIKLDGQEIRIGGEYWVKTQKVEILGEVIGMEIE
- a CDS encoding glycosyltransferase family 4 protein; translation: MRVLHLISGGDTGGAKTHVLTLLKELNKQIDAQLLCIMEGVFTKEAKEMGIPITIMLQKKRYNIFIVRKMIKFINDNNFDILHCHGARANFLAILLKPWIKIPIITTIHSDYKLDFTNDRYKQLFYTPINSLALRGISYYIAVTEAFKDMLVDRGFDEDVIYEVYNGISFNDESDLLTKREFFQKYNISLEEDVLYIGSVARLHPVKGIDVFLKGAVEVIKNYPMARFVVAGEGPDRKKYEYFIEKNNLTDKVFLLGHVEDIVSFYNAIDINVLASYSESFPYALLEGGRQKKPTVSSSVGGISKMIDHGENGFLFQPGDYKSMSKYLLTLIKDEELRLKIGKAFYEKIKNDFSSGKMAERHIEIYKEILEGRKLK
- a CDS encoding glycosyltransferase, whose product is MKKALMVAYQFPPMGGSGVQRTTKFVKYMPEYQWEPVVFTREVKNIELKDETLLGDIPSNTKIIRTKSWDLTELPGVLKLGGKAIARKILIPDGERLWQIFNEKKAIDIIRKENIDLIYTTSYPYSDHLLGLKLKKKFPQIPWVADFRDEWTKNPYLLDNPHYSLRMNIERNMEKQIMEGANYIITNTPIMMKNFIDSYPFTKEKFCVIPNGYDETDFQGTSEVDCKRDKFVITYTGSFYGRRSPETFFQSIKDLVHQGKIEEDKIQIQLIGNYIVKRLDALIKKYGLENMVHILPYMEHRESIKELIKSNVLLLIVGAGPGAEAFYTGKVFEYMRTGRPILALVPEEGVAADVIKETDTGLVSDSRDIEKIKENICKLYNKWTRGERSIDPDWTKVKSFDRKALTKRLVDVFDNVIS
- a CDS encoding nucleotide sugar dehydrogenase, whose amino-acid sequence is MKKKICILGLGYIGLPTAAMFATHGHKIVGVDVNNTVVSELNKGKITIEEPYLDIMVQSAVKSGNLVARSTPEDADVFIIAVPTPINKDKTADMSYVVSATESIVPCLKKGNIVILESTSPPGTVENLLIPILEKSGLDVGRDLLVAHSPERVLPGRILKELEENNRIIGGVNQESCEAVKELYRTFVKGEIYLTTPTTAEMTKLMENTFRDVNIALANELAKICESMKINAWEVIELANKHPRVNIHQPGPGVGGHCLAVDPWFIVEKQPKTAKIIDLSRKTNDSMPTHVYDRIKEILSGIKDNKKVTILGVTYKPNIDDLRESPVLELIDLLEQDDDIDISIFDPHVFTCKYIEKDMYNALKDSDLAVLAVNHDYFKNVDFQNMKGVMKTPNILDTRNFWSEDIVNDLGLDYYLLGKK
- a CDS encoding amidohydrolase, whose translation is MDIILFNGDVYTLDDEGTKAEAIAIKKNKVYAIGNNKDILKLTDKDTRLIDLQGRFVVPGFIDSHMHLLNYGYTRAKVDLNNASSIDDLITLGNNARENRDLKEGDWILGRGWNNDFFTENRFPNRYDLDKISTEFPVCYTRACGHVAVVNSKALEIAGINKKSQQISGGKFDIDKSGEPLGIFRENALDLIYGIIPDPDIDKVKEMITKGIDDAVKQGITSIQTDDFEQLPKKEYEKVIKAYTELVEEKRLKARIYEQCLIPDIERLKEFLNKGYNTGWGNEYYKIGPLKLLSDGSLGARTAYMTVPYVDDSQTMGIPVFSQEKLDELVMTAHDEGMHVIIHCIGDAAMYMAFKSFERALKQKPKKDHRHGIVHCQITDLNLLEKFKRLNIVAYIQPIFLHYDMHIVENRIGIERAKHTYNWKSMIDMGIHAPGGSDAPVEKFDVLPNMYSAITRKDLNGYPKNGWLPDQKIGVEEALKMFTIEGAYASFEEDVKGTLEVDKYADIVVLEKNLYKIEPEEIKDVKVDLTIVGGNIVYHRNSQW
- a CDS encoding P1 family peptidase; this encodes MQGKKRIDSYGINIGILPKGKKNKITDVKGIRVGHCTIDTSENKTGITVILPTEDNIYQNKLVAASHVINGYGKTLGLIQIDELGTLESILALTNTLNVGLVHDAVVEYMIEKSKKDGLEIKSINPIIAECNDSYLNDIQMRAVKQEHVFKAIKDAKVDFQEGDVGAGKGMSCHQLKGGIGSASRTIMLDDEKYTVGILVLSNHGKLKDLTIDGRNVGRKIYEELNVEDKNSLGSIISVIATDIPLSSRQLKRICKRTVVGLSRTGSFIGNGSGEIVIAFSTGNTIRYDQEILSLKVINENKIDIIFRAVAECEEEAILNSMITANRVVGIGGKIRESLKNVLDGNM
- a CDS encoding phenylacetate--CoA ligase family protein, with translation MGFNKIFIDKLVYPYMEKHKANKIRQYIRELKHSDKLSSQQIYKLQRGKLKKLLLHCIDNVPAYEEFKDLRGVINKDPYEGLRQISVLTKEKFLIDHDRYISKTVDKNTLIHNNTGGSTGEPVKFYLDRYTVEHYEAARWRSLSWWGIEPSDPSVMIWGSPIELSKASDIKYKLKERFLKNRIILPAYDINSKKMNEYVDKINKFKPKYIYGYASALYAFSKILMDKNIYVNIPLKGVLSTAETLHDYQRKAIERAFNCPVINEYGARDGGIIAYQCPKGHMHISAENLVLEIVDIQTKKPVEIGNRGLVLVTDLNNFAMPRLRYQLGDMAIISNKETQCEINLPILESIEGREDEMFISKDGKMVHGHYWNHIARNMSSIKQFQFIQHSNEKATLKVVKSSKFKQKDIDNFVEEIENVLGVEEVNVKYMKDIPTSNSGKIRYAIREFDID
- a CDS encoding type II toxin-antitoxin system PemK/MazF family toxin gives rise to the protein MIKRGDIFYADLSPVIGSEQGGVRPVLVIQNDVGNKYSPTTIVSAITSQINKAKLPTHIEIKATEYGLPKDSVVLLEQIRTVDKKRLRERIGEFDEDMMDRVNECLKISIGLIDF